A region from the Pelecanus crispus isolate bPelCri1 chromosome 11, bPelCri1.pri, whole genome shotgun sequence genome encodes:
- the SGSM1 gene encoding small G protein signaling modulator 1 — translation MWFDVLFNVLFVENNSSAHQQGSCQEQWETWREDNMLPTRDMQQGGDSLLATCVKQIMEEAVTRKFVHEDSSHIISFCAAVEACVLYGLKRRAAGFLRSNKIAALFMKVGKSFPLAEELCKKVQDLEQLIENARNQVQGIPENVRKMPKLPNLSPQAIKHLWIRTALFEKVLDKIVHYLVENSSKYYEKEALLMDPVDGPILASLLVGPCALEYTKMKTADHFWTDPSADELVQRHRIHSSHCRQDSPTKRPALCIQKRHSSGSMDDRLSLSARDYVESLHQNSRATLLYGKNNVLVQPRDDMEAIPGYLSLHQTADIMALKWTPNQLMNGSVGDLDYEKSLSSKTSQCQDVTKEERSQMTNVYWDYAMTIRLEEIVYLHCHQQVDSGGTVVLVSQDGIQRPPLRFPRGGHLLQFLSCLENGLLPHGQLDPPLWSQRGKGKVFPKLRKRSPQGSSESASDKEDDEATDYVFRIIYPGTQSEFVTINGNSHPFLASVISITAVRGKIARTPAASKMVVIPKWFLSLPIKSRPSLAALGASRRQLPQDLMDTPGTGLPPMWQPSTRKSSCSSCSQSGSSDGGPSNGCSHERAPLKLLCDNMKYQILSRAFYGWLAYCRHLSTVRTHLSALVNHNIVSPDVPCNASSGLTVDIWQRYLQDSTSYEDQELLRLIYYGGIQHEIRKAVWPFLLGHYQFGMTEAERKEADDQIRTCYEHTMAEWLGCEAIVRQREKESHAAALAKCSSGASLDSHIQRMMHRDSTISNESSQSCSSGRQNHARLQSDSSSSTQVFESVDDVEQTEADAQLEDGKQSKIPNGTVPNGTCSPDSGHPSSQNFSIASGFSERSFSNEDSALETNKSSASSQGKAGASDVPGPQDTDSARQEEKLQGQDSLEGEFPTGGSVDFVPMGESSAGVLRDRNAVALTVVESWADSEAEKQSLVESEDNLSEEPEMESLYPQLDSLAVADLANSETSAVSSTGVTYSPELLDMYTVNLHRIEKDVQRCDRNYWYFTPANLEKLRNIMCSYIWQHIEIGYVQGMCDLLAPLLVILDDEALAFSCFTELMKRMNQNFPHGGAMDTHFANMRSLIQILDSELFELMHQNGDYTHFYFCYRWFLLDFKRELVYDDVFAVWETIWAAAHVSSAHYVLFIALALVEMYRDIILENNMDFTDIIKFFNEMAERHNTKQILKLARDLVYKVQTLIENK, via the exons CTGCTGTGGAAGCCTGCGTCTTGTACGGCTTGAAGCGGAGGGCAGCAGGATTCCTGCGCAGCAACAAGATAGCAGCTCTGTTTATGAAGGTGGGCAAGAGCTTTCCTCTGGCAGAGGAACTTTGCAAGAAGGTGCAAGACCTGGAGCAGCTCATTGAGAATGC ACGAAATCAGGTCCAGGGCATCCCAGAGAACGTGCGCAAGATGCCGAAGCTGCCCAACCTGTCTCCTCAAGCCATCAAGCACCTCTGGATCCGCACAGCCCTCTTTGAAAAGGTCTTGGATAAAATCGTGCATTACTTGGTAGAAAATAGCAG TAAGTACTATGAGAAAGAAGCTCTCCTGATGGATCCTGTGGATGGGCCAATTCTTGCATCTTTATTGG tgGGGCCCTGTGCGCTGGAGTACACGAAGATGAAGACCGCTGACCACTTCTGGACAGACCCCTCAGCTGACGAGCTGGTTCAGAGGCACCGGATCCACAGCTCGCACTGTCGCCAGGACTCGCCCACCAAGCGCCCAGCGCTCTGT ATTCAGAAAAGGCATTCGAGCGGCAGTATGGATGACCGGCTATCGCTGTCTGCCAGGGACTACGTGGAGTCGCTGCACCAGAATTCTCGAGCCACACTCCTCTACGGCAAGAACAATGTCCTGGTGCAGCCG CGAGATGACATGGAGGCAATCCCGGGGTATCTGTCCCTTCACCAGACTGCTGACATCATGGCGCTGAAGTGGACTCCCAACCAGCTGATGAACGGCTCTGTGGGGGATCTGGACTACGAGAAGAG CCTAAGCTCTAAAACTTCCCAGTGTCAAGACGTGACCAAGGAAGAGAGGAGTCAGATGACAAA CGTGTACTGGGACTATGCCATGACTATTCGCCTGGAGGAGATCGTCTATTTGCACTGTCACCAGCAAG TAGACAGCGGCGGAACGGTTGTCTTGGTGAGCCAGGATGGGATTCAGAGGCCCCCGTTGCGGTTCCCCAGAGGAGGGCACTTACTGCAGTTCCTGTCCTGCCTGGAGAATGGCCTCCTGCCCCATGGGCAGCTGGATCCACCCCTCTGGTCACAACGGGGAAAG GGGAAGGTGTTTCCCAAGCTGAGGAAGCGAAGTCCCCAGGGCTCCTCCGAGTCTGCATCTGACAAGGAAGATGATGAAGCCACAGATTACGTTTTCAGGATAATCTACCCAGGGACACAGTCTGAATTCG TTACCATTAATGGTAATTCTCATCCGTTCCTTGCATCTGTGATCTCCATCACTGCTGTGAGAGGGAAGATCGCAAGGACTCCAGCTGCAAGCAAGATGGTGGTGATCCCTAAATGGTTTCTGAGTCTTCCCATCAAGTCCCGACCTTCCCTTGCCGCTCTGGGGGCCTCTCGGCGTCAGT TGCCCCAGGACCTGATGGACACGCCAGGCACTGGCCTGCCTCCCATGTGGCAGCCCAGCACCCGCAagtcctcctgctcctcctgctctcaGAGTGGCTCCTCTGATGGTGGGCCATCCAACGGCTGCAGCCACGAAAG AGCTCCGCTGAAGCTCCTGTGTGACAATATGAAGTACCAAATCCTCTCCCGGGCCTTCTACGGCT GGCTGGCCTATTGCAGACACCTCTCTACGGTGCGAACCCACCTATCTGCACTGGTTAACCACAACATCGTGTCTCCTGATGTGCCCTGCAATGCCAGCTCGGGACTGACTGTGGACATATGGCAGAGATACCTGCAGGACAGCACG AGTTACGAGGACCAGGAGCTGCTGCGGCTGATCTACTATGGTGGGATCCAGCATGAGATCAGGAAGGCTGTCTGGCCCTTCCTTTTGGGCCATTATCAGTTTGGGATGacagaggcagaaaggaaagag GCTGATGACCAGATCCGCACCTGCTACGAGCACACCATGGCGGAGTGGCTGGGCTGCGAGGCCATTGTCCGGCAGCGGGAGAAGGAGTCGCACGCAGCAGCTCTGGCCAAGTGCTCCTCTGGGGCCAGTCTGGATTCGCACATTCAGAGGATGATGCACAGGGACTCGACGATCAGCAACGAG tcttcacagagctgcagctccgGCCGACAGAATCACGCCCGGCTGCAGAGCGACTCCAGCTCCAGCACGCAG GTGTTTGAATCTGTTGATGACGTGGAACAGACTGAAGCAGATGCTCAGCTGGAAGATGGCAAACAAAGCAAGATCCCCAACGGGACAGTTCCCAATGGCACGTGTTCCCCTGATTCTGGCCACCCCTCTTCCCAGAACTTCTCCATCGCATCGGGATTCTCAGAGCGCAGCTTCAGCAATGAGGACAGTGCCCTGGAAACCAACAAATCCTCGGCCAGCTCTCAGGGAAAGGCCGGTGCGTCCGATGTGCCAGGCCCACAGGACACAGACAGTGCCCggcaggaggagaagctgcaaGGCCAAGACAGCCTGGAAGGTGAATTTCCCACTGGTGGAAGCGTGGACTTTGTTCCCATGGGTGAGAGCTCGGCAGGGGTCCTGCGTGATCGTAACGCTGTGGCCCTGACTGTGGTAGAGAGCTGGGCAGACAGtgaagctgaaaagcaaagtttGGTGGAGAGTGAAGATAACCTCTCCGAGGAGCCGGAGATGGAGAGTTTGTACCCACAGCTGGATTCTCTGGCTGTAGCTGATCTGGCCAACAGTGAAACGTCTGCTGTCTCCTCAACGGGCGTCACCTACTCT CCAGAGCTACTGGACATGTACACAGTGAACCTGCACCGCATTGAGAAGGACGTGCAGCGGTGTGACCGCAACTACTGGTACTTCACACCTGCCAACCTGGAGAAACTCCGCAACATCATGTGCAG CTACATCTGGCAGCACATTGAGATCGGCTACGTGCAGGGGATGTGTGACCTGCTAGCCCCTCTCCTGGTCATTCTGGATGACG AGGCTCTGGCTTTCAGCTGTTTCACTGAGCTTATGAAGAGGATGAATCAGAACTTCCCCCACGGGGGAGCCATGGACACCCACTTTGCCAACATGAGATCTCTGATCCAG ATCCTGGACTCCGAGCTCTTCGAGCTGATGCACCAGAATGGCGATTACACTCATTTCTACTTCTGCTACCGGTGGTTTCTCCTGGACTTCAAGAGAG AGCTGGTGTATGATGACGTGTTTGCCGTCTGGGAGACCATCTGGGCAGCTGCACACGTTTCCTCTGCACACTATGTGCTCTTCATAGCCCTGGCTTTGGTGGAAATGTACCGGGACATAATCTTGGAGAACAACATGGATTTTACAGACATCATCAAGTTTTTCAACG AAATGGCTGAGCGGCACAACACCAAGCAGATCCTGAAGCTGGCTCGGGACCTTGTCTATAAAGTCCAGACTCTGATCGAGAACAAATGA